GCGGCCCCCGCACGGTTGCGGTTCAGAACGTCTTCGTGTGCGAACAGGTCGAGCGTGGCCAGCGCCGCGCGGCAGGCCAGCGCATTGCCGGTGTATGAATGCGAATGCAGGAAGCTGCGTGCCACGTCGTCGTCCATGAAGCCCTGGTAGATGGCCTCGCGCGTCATCACCAGCGCCAGCGGCAGGTAGCCGCCGCTGATGCCCTTGGACAGGCACAGGAAGTCGGGCCAGATGCCGGCCTGCTCGCAGGCGAAGAAGCTGCCGCTTCGGCCGCAACCTACGGCGATCTCGTCGGCGATCAGGTGCACGCCGTATCGGTCGCACAGGGCGCGCACCCGGCGCAGGTACTCGGGGTCGTGCATCGCCATGCCGGCGGCGCATTGCACAAGCGGCTCGACGATCACGGCTGCGATGGTGTCGTGCTGCTCGGCCAGCAGCGCGCCCAGCGCATCGGCAGCGCGCCGCGCGACGGCGACGGCGTCCTCGCCCGGCTGCGCGCCGCGCGCGTCGGGTGAAGGCACGAGGTGCGCATCGCCCAGCAGCGGCGCATAGGCATCACGGAACACGGCCACATCGGTCACATGCAGCGCGCCCAATGTCTCGCCGTGGTAGCCCTGGCGCAACGCCACGAAGCGCCGCTTGCCGACGCGCCCTGCATTGCGCCAGGCATGGAAGCTCATCTTCAGCGCGATCTCCACGGCCGAGGCGCCGTCGGAAGCGTAGAAGCAGTGGCCCAGCGCACCGCCGGTCAGCGCGGACAGGCGCTCCGCCAGCTCGACCGCGGGTGCGTGCGTGCAGCCGGCGAGCATGACGTGCGGCAGCGTGTCGAGCTGCTGCTTGAGCGCGGCATTGATGGCCGGGTGCGCATGGCCGAACAGGTTGACCCACCAGGAGCTGGTGGCGTCCAGGTAGCGGCGGCCGTCGTGGTCGACCAGCCAGACGCCTTCGCCGCGCGCGATCGGCAGCGGCGGCACGGCCTCGAGACGGATGCTCTGGGTACAGGGGTGCCACACATGGCGCCGGCTGCGCTGCTGCCAGTCGGCGTTGCGCGATGCGGCGGGTGTGGGCGGAGAAGCAGGACTCAGCACAGGTACGTTCCTCGTTCGTTGGGGCAGCTACGGCCGCGCATCGTAGGCAGGCCGGCGCGCCGCCGCAATGCGGCGGTTGCCTGCGAGATGCATGCCACTTGCGCGACGTTCGCTGCTGTACGAATCATCCTTGCCTCAACGTCGCGCAACGGACCGACTACGGGCCGCCCGCGCTGTTACAAAAAACTCAAACCGGGCCGTCTTCGCGCTTGTTCAGGTGGAAGGCGGGCCTCACGCCCGGATCCGGCCGGCCGCTGAAGATGCGTGCCATGCGGCCGATGAGCGCGCGCAGGAAGCGCCAGCTCTTGCGGATCAGCCAGACGGACAGCGCCAGCAGCACAACGAAGAGCAGCAGGAACACGAGTGGATGCGCCACCGCCAACCACAGCCCCGCCGGCACCACGCTGTCCTCGACCAGCGAGGCACCCACATTGCTGAAGGGCTCGGGCGAGGTGTTGATGGCGGCACGCGTGGTGGCCTTGGCCGCATGCGCGGTGGCGGCGAAGCTTCCGCCCAGCAAGGCAGCGACGATCGCCATGATCGCGTGGTCGGCGCCGAAGACGCTGGCCGCCAGCGCGGCGCCCGCGGGTATGCGGATCACCGTGTGCACCATGTCCCACAGCGAGTCGAGTCCGGGGATCTTGTCGGCGAAGAACTCGATGAAGACCATGAAGCCGCTGGCTGCGATCACCACCGGATGCGCGAGCAGCTGAAGCCCACCCGGCAGGGGCACCCAGCCCAGGTAGCCGGCGAGGCCGGTCAGCAGCACGACCAGGTACAGGCGCAGGCCGCTGGCCCAGCCGATGGCAGCGGACAGGGCGAGCAGTTGGGGCAGGTCGAGGGAGTCCATGACGCCGGATGTCTCAGCCGGGAATCCAGGAGGGCTTGCGCTTCTGGAGGAAGGCCTGCACGCCTTCGCGGCCCTCCTCGCTGGCGCGGATGTCGGCGATGCCCTGCACGGTCTTCGCGATCAAGGCATCGTCGATCTCCCGGCCCGCCACGTCGGCGATCAGTTGCTTGCAGGCGCGCACCGCCGCCGGACTGGCACTGGTGAAGGCCTTCACGATCTCGGCCACCTTGGCATCGAGCGCATCGGCCGTCACCACCTCGTGCACGAAGCCGATGCGATGCGCCTCGGTCGCGCTGAAGCGCTCGGCCGTGAGGAACCAGCGCTGCGCGGCACGCGTGCCCATGGCCCGCAGCACATAAGGGCTGATGGTGGCGGGAATCAGGCCGATCTTGACTTCACTCAGGCAATACCAGGCGGTGTCCACGCTCACCGCCACATCGCAGGCTGCCACCAGCCCCATGCCGCCGGCATAGACATCGCCCTGCACGCGCGCGATCACCGGCTTAGGGCTCTCGTCGATGGTGCGCAACATCACGGCCAGGCCGCCCGCATCGGCAAGGTTCTGCTCGTGCGTGAACTCGGCCGCGCGGCGCATCCAGTTGAGGTTGGCACCGGCGCAGAAAGCCGGGCCGTTGGCACCCAGCACGATGACACGCACCTCGTTTGCCGCGCAGGCCTGCGAGAAAGCCTCGTCCAGCTCGCGGATGACAACCTCGTCGAAGGCATTGCGCAGCTCGGGCCGGTTGAGCCAGATGCGCGCGACGGGGCCTTCGAAGGCCAGCTCCAGCGTGGTGAATTTCATTGCTTTGCCTCCTGCTGCAGCAAATAGACCCAGTCGAGCTCGGGGCCGGGCTGGACCATGCCCGTCAGCGCGGCCGTGAGCTGGCCGCGATGGTGGGTCGCATGATTGAACACATGGCCGAGCGCGGGTGCGAAGGGAATGCGCACCTGCTCGCCGTTGTTGCGGGTGTAGGCCATCTCGCCGTCGTAGCGCTCGGGCGCGAGCGTGGCGAGCCAGGGGCTCCAGCGCGTCACGGCCTGCGCCAGCGCTTCGCACAACTCGGCGCGATCGGCATGCAGCTCGGTGTCCAGCGGCACGCGCGGCGAGCGGCCCTCGGCGAAGCGGGAGTACCAGATGTCGTCGGTCACCAGCAGGTGGTTGACCGTGCCATGCACCGAGCGAAAGTAGAGCCCGCAGTCGCGGCGCCAGCCGGCGTCCGGCAGGGTCTTCAGGTTGGATTCCAGCAGCTTGTG
Above is a window of Variovorax sp. RA8 DNA encoding:
- a CDS encoding adenosylmethionine--8-amino-7-oxononanoate transaminase, translated to MLSPASPPTPAASRNADWQQRSRRHVWHPCTQSIRLEAVPPLPIARGEGVWLVDHDGRRYLDATSSWWVNLFGHAHPAINAALKQQLDTLPHVMLAGCTHAPAVELAERLSALTGGALGHCFYASDGASAVEIALKMSFHAWRNAGRVGKRRFVALRQGYHGETLGALHVTDVAVFRDAYAPLLGDAHLVPSPDARGAQPGEDAVAVARRAADALGALLAEQHDTIAAVIVEPLVQCAAGMAMHDPEYLRRVRALCDRYGVHLIADEIAVGCGRSGSFFACEQAGIWPDFLCLSKGISGGYLPLALVMTREAIYQGFMDDDVARSFLHSHSYTGNALACRAALATLDLFAHEDVLNRNRAGAARILQRLHEGLGVRPVDHLRQRGMITAFDVREPGERFAERFHLAARDQGLLMRPIGCTVYLMPPYAIGDHEIDRLVEGTVATLDAVAAPHAAKEARDVALA
- a CDS encoding DinB family protein, producing MSLPNYFASLARYHVWATHKLLESNLKTLPDAGWRRDCGLYFRSVHGTVNHLLVTDDIWYSRFAEGRSPRVPLDTELHADRAELCEALAQAVTRWSPWLATLAPERYDGEMAYTRNNGEQVRIPFAPALGHVFNHATHHRGQLTAALTGMVQPGPELDWVYLLQQEAKQ
- a CDS encoding enoyl-CoA hydratase/isomerase family protein: MKFTTLELAFEGPVARIWLNRPELRNAFDEVVIRELDEAFSQACAANEVRVIVLGANGPAFCAGANLNWMRRAAEFTHEQNLADAGGLAVMLRTIDESPKPVIARVQGDVYAGGMGLVAACDVAVSVDTAWYCLSEVKIGLIPATISPYVLRAMGTRAAQRWFLTAERFSATEAHRIGFVHEVVTADALDAKVAEIVKAFTSASPAAVRACKQLIADVAGREIDDALIAKTVQGIADIRASEEGREGVQAFLQKRKPSWIPG
- a CDS encoding DUF4126 domain-containing protein — its product is MDSLDLPQLLALSAAIGWASGLRLYLVVLLTGLAGYLGWVPLPGGLQLLAHPVVIAASGFMVFIEFFADKIPGLDSLWDMVHTVIRIPAGAALAASVFGADHAIMAIVAALLGGSFAATAHAAKATTRAAINTSPEPFSNVGASLVEDSVVPAGLWLAVAHPLVFLLLFVVLLALSVWLIRKSWRFLRALIGRMARIFSGRPDPGVRPAFHLNKREDGPV